In Mustelus asterias chromosome 30, sMusAst1.hap1.1, whole genome shotgun sequence, a genomic segment contains:
- the LOC144480830 gene encoding uncharacterized protein LOC144480830 — MEKRWKCGDCGKGFNYPSKLETHRRSHTGERPFTCSQYGKGFSQFSLLLTHQRVHTGERPFTCSECGKGFSDLPTLRRHQRVHTGERPFTCPVCGNVFSNSSTLLTHQRVHTGDRPFNCSDCGKGFIQSSHLLTHQRVHRGEKPFTCSECGRGFSDSSNLLTHQRVHTEKKPFNCSVCGRGFKHSATVMKHQRVHTRERPFTCSMCGKGFTLFCNLQRHQRVHK; from the coding sequence atggagaaacggtggaaatgtggggactgtgggaagggattcaattacccatcaaagctggaaactcatcgacgcagtcacactggggagagaccattcacctgctctcagtatgGGAAGGGATTTAGTCAATTCTCCCTTCTGcttacacaccagcgagttcacaccggggagaggccgttcacctgttcggagtgtgggaagggattcagcgatTTACCCacactgcggagacaccagcgagttcacactggggagagaccattcacctgccctgtttgTGGAAATGTTTTCAGCAATTCATCCACActactgacacaccagcgagttcacactggagacagACCGTTcaattgctctgactgtggaaagggattcattcagtcatcccacttgctgacacaccagcgggtccACAGAggggaaaagccattcacctgctctgagtgtgggagaggattcagtgattcatcaaacctgctgacacaccagcgagttcacactgagaagaagccattcaactgctctgtgtgtggaagggGATTCAAACATTCAGCAACCGtgatgaaacaccagcgagttcacaccagggagaggccgttcacctgctccatgtgtgggaagggattcacattgttctgcaacctgcagagacaccagcgagttcacaaatga
- the LOC144481069 gene encoding uncharacterized protein LOC144481069, whose amino-acid sequence MGHQRIHTEERPFSCSHCTKRFRTSSGLRRHQRVHTGERPFTCSVCGKGFTHSSHLHRHNFTHTNERPFKCSDCGSGFRSSGELLKHQRIHTEERPFSCSQCSKRFRTSSDLQRHQRIHTEERPFTCSVCGKGFTQSSHLQRHNFTHTNERPFKCSVCGKGFTQLSHLLTHKVTHTQERPFKCSDCGSGFKSSGGLMSHQRTHTEERPFSCSHCTKRFRTSSDLRKHQRVHTGERPFTCSVCGKGFTVSSNLRAHNLTHTNERPFKCSDCGSGFKSSQELVSHQRIHTEERPFSCSHCSKRFKWSSSLRIHQRVHTGERPFTCSVCGKGFTHSSTLLRHKATHSKESPLNVLPERPASEAFRN is encoded by the coding sequence atgggccaccagcgcattcacactgaggagagaccgttcagctgctctcactgcacaaagaggtttagaacatcatccggtctgcggagacaccagcgagttcacactggggagaggccattcacctgctcggtgtgtgggaagggattcactcattcatcccacctgcacAGACACAatttcactcacaccaatgagagaccctttaaatgctctgactgtgggagtggtttcagaagctctggagaactgctgaaacaccagcgcattcacactgaggagagaccgttcagctgctctcagtgctcaaagagatttagaacgtcatccgacctgcagagacaccagcgaattcacaccgaggagagaccgttcacctgctctgtgtgtgggaagggattcactcagtcatcccacctgcagaggcacaatttcactcacaccaatgagagaccgtttaaatgctctgtgtgtgggaagggattcactcaattatcccacctgctgacacacaaagtcactcacacccaggagagaccctttaaatgctctgactgtgggagtggtttcaaaagctctggagggctgatgtcccaccagcgcactcacactgaggagagaccgttcagctgctctcactgcacaaagaggtttagaacatcatccgacctgcggaaacaccagcgagttcacactggggagagaccgttcacctgctctgtgtgtgggaagggattcactgtttCATCGAACCTGCgcgcacacaatctcactcacaccaatgagagaccgtttaaatgctctgactgtgggagcggattcaaaagctctcaggaactggtgtcccaccagcgcattcacactgaggagagaccgttcagctgctctcactgctcaaagaggtttaaatggtcatccagcctgcggatacaccagcgagttcacactggggagaggccattcacctgctctgtgtgtgggaagggattcactcattcatccaccttgctgagacacaaagccactcactccaaggagagccctttaaatgttctgcctgagaggccggcttcagaagctttcaggaactga